In the Pseudorasbora parva isolate DD20220531a chromosome 23, ASM2467924v1, whole genome shotgun sequence genome, one interval contains:
- the dbh gene encoding dopamine beta-hydroxylase: protein MRFLNKDLRLQDVTLMYLTVLATVVVLLVASYQAPAVHSRPALAYHIPLDPSGQLELSWNISYPTQEVYLEVKVKELHHGILLGMSDRGEPTNADLVLLWDDGHKSYFGDAWSDNEGRVMLDTQQDYQLLETHQSTEGFFLLFKRPFSTCDPHDYIIEEGTVHIIYAILEHPILSLHELNISSLQPGIQRVLLLRPDTPSLTLPKDVHTLEVLAPEVIIPTQETTYWCHIYQLPPNMPKNHIVMYESVITPGNEAIVHHIEVFECSPQIDTVPQYSGSCDSKMKPRKLNYCRHVLAAWAMGAEPFYYPADAGLPLGGESSSRFLRLEVHYHNPLLMSGRRDSSGIRLWYTPSLRRFDAGIMELGLVYTPIMAIPPRQRSFQLTGYCTDKCTQTALPVGGIHIFASQLHTHLAGLGVRTVLVRGGREVEMVQEDKHFSTHYQIIRVLKKMVTVLPGDALITKCTYNTEDRNKVTVGGFGIMEEMCVNYVHYYPRTQLELCKSHVDTAYLQKYFSLINRFQGRESCSCPQTTVEDQFSSLTWDGFSGEVLNSLYMTSPISMHCNQSTAELFPGQWEEQEIPVVTAELQRAPYPCELDRRLASQSDNPTEVRSDSSA from the exons AGGTCAGCTAGAGCTGTCCTGGAACATCAGCTATCCAACCCAAGAGGTCTATCTAGAGGTGAAAGTCAAAGAGCTGCACCACGGCATTTTACTGGGCATGTCCGATCGGGGAGAGCCCACGAACGCCGACTTGGTCCTTCTGTGGGACGACGGTCACAAATCCTATTTTGGG GATGCATGGAGTGATAATGAAGGCAGAGTGATGCTGGACACTCAACAGGACTATCAGCTGCTGGAGACTCACCAGTCCACAGAAGGATTCTTCCTGCTCTTTAAAAGACCATTCAGCACCTGCGACCCACACGACTACATCATAGAG GAAGGCACAGTCCACATAATCTACGCCATTCTGGAGCATCCGATCTTATCTTTGCATGAGCTCAACATCTCCAGTCTCCAGCCTGGCATCCAACGAGTTCTGCTCCTGCGTCCAGACACTCCGTCCCTCACTCTTCCGAAAGATGTCCACACCCTGGAGGTCCTGGCCCCTGAAGTCATCATCCCCACACAGGAGACCACTTACTGGTGCCACATCTATCAGCTCCCGCCTAATATGCCCAAGAACCACATTGTCATG TATGAGTCTGTAATCACTCCTGGTAATGAAGCCATTGTTCATCACATCGAAGTGTTCGAATGCTCACCTCAGATTGACACCGTACCTCAATACAGCGGCTCCTGCGATTCAAAGATGAAGCCCCGCAAACTCAATTACTGTCGACATGTTCTGGCTGCCTGGGCCATGGGAGCAGAG CCGTTCTACTACCCTGCTGACGCTGGTTTGCCTCTGGGAGGAGAAAGTTCTTCTAGGTTCCTTCGTCTTGAAGTTCATTACCACAACCCTCTCCTTATGTCAG GACGCAGGGACTCCTCGGGCATTCGTTTATGGTACACTCCATCTCTGAGGAGGTTTGACGCAGGCATCATGGAGCTCGGGCTAGTCTACACTCCCATCATGGCCATTCCTCCCCGCCAGCGCTCTTTCCAGCTGACTGGATACTGCACCGACAAGTGCACACAGACG GCTCTTCCTGTAGGGGGTATACACATCTTTGCATCCCAGCTACACACTCATTTGGCCGGCCTCGGGGTGAGAACCGTCCTGGTGCGAGGAGGCAGAGAGGTGGAAATGGTACAGGAGGACAAACACTTCAGCACACATTACCAG ATTATCCGTGTTTTAAAGAAGATGGTGACTGTTCTGCCA GGCGATGCTCTCATCACAAAGTGCACGTATAACACTGAAGACAGGAACAAAGTTACCGTG GGCGGTTTTGGGATCATGGAAGAGATGTGTGTTAATTACGTCCATTATTACCCCCGTACACAGCTGGAGTTGTGCAAGAGCCATGTGGACACAGCTTACCTGCAGAAATACTTCAGTCTCATCAACAG GTTTCAAGGACGTGAGAGTTGCAGCTGTCCCCAGACTACTGTGGAAGACCAGTTCTCATCACTGACCTGGGACGGCTTCAGCGGAGAGGTGCTGAACTCCCTCTACATGACTTCCCCCATCTCAATGCACTGCAACCAATCCACCGCTGAGCTCTTTCCT ggTCAATGGGAGGAACAGGAGATACCGGTGGTGACGGCAGAGCTCCAGAGAGCCCCGTACCCGTGTGAACTAGACCGTCGACTGGCCTCTCAGAGTGACAACCCCACCGAGGTGAGGTCTGACAGCAGCGCCTGA